The following proteins are co-located in the bacterium genome:
- a CDS encoding NAD(P)H-dependent oxidoreductase subunit E encodes MSVPVEDGTGFGLGEQDAARFAGILARYPTRRSALMPTLWLIQDRDGHISDAAVAWTAAQLELSEAKVREVVSFYAMYRDRPQARHVLQVCHNISCHILGAQPLLARLEGKLGVRRGEATPDGEFALEGVECLGACGMGPCLQLGKHLYEHLTPEKADALVDGLRRGDPPRPDTDRDLEA; translated from the coding sequence CGGGCTCGGCGAGCAGGACGCCGCGCGCTTCGCGGGCATCCTCGCCCGCTACCCGACGCGGCGCAGCGCGCTGATGCCGACCCTGTGGCTGATCCAGGACCGCGACGGCCACATTTCGGACGCGGCCGTCGCCTGGACGGCGGCGCAGCTCGAGCTGTCGGAGGCCAAGGTCCGCGAGGTCGTCTCGTTCTACGCGATGTACCGCGACCGGCCGCAGGCCCGCCACGTCCTGCAGGTCTGCCACAACATCAGCTGCCACATCCTGGGCGCGCAGCCGCTGCTGGCCCGCCTCGAGGGGAAGCTGGGGGTCCGCCGGGGGGAGGCGACGCCCGACGGCGAGTTCGCCCTGGAGGGCGTCGAGTGCCTCGGCGCCTGCGGCATGGGACCCTGCCTGCAGCTGGGCAAGCACCTCTACGAGCACCTGACTCCCGAGAAGGCCGACGCCCTCGTCGACGGCCTGCGCCGGGGCGATCCTCCCCGGCCGGACACCGACCGGGACCTGGAGGCGTAG